The Pandoraea vervacti DNA window AAGAATGGGACGACGCACGATGCATCGGCTTGTCGCATCAATTCGTCGTCCAAACCGATGGACGCACGAATCCCGGCGCGGACCTTCCGAACAGGATCGGATCGGTTCGCACACTGGTGGTTTGGCTAACGGGAGTTGTAAGTTCGGAGTCGTCGGGCGCGGCAGCGACGGCTGCCGCGGTGTTTCGCGGGCGCCCGTTCCTGCGTGTCCTGCCTGTCGCAGTCCGGGCGCCATTCGCAGGCAAGGCGTCAGGCCGTGCGCGTCTCGAGCGATTCGAGTTCGCGACCACGCGTTTCGGGCAACGTGAGCGCGGCGAGAATCAGCACCCCATACGCCACACCGGCGAAGATACCGATGGTCGTGCCCAGACCATATTGCTTGGAGAGCATGCCGATCAGGAACGGGAACAGGGCCCCGACGGCACGGCCGACGTTGTAGCAAAATCCCTGGCCGGAGCCGCGAACCCGCGTGGGGAACAGCTCGGTGAGGAATGCGCCCATGCCGCTGAAGATGCCCGAGGCGAAGAACCCGAGCGGGAAGCCGAGCCAGAACATGGCGCTGTCGGTCAACGGCAGCGACGTGTACGAGAAGGCGATCACCATCGAGCCCACGGCGAACAGAATGAAGTTCGGCTTGCGACCGAGACGGTCCGTCAGATACGAGCTGGCCAGATAGCCCACCCACGAGCCGAAGATGATCATCGCGAGATATCCGCCGGTGCCCATGACCGTCAGGTGACGCTCGGTTTTCAGATACGTGGGCAGCCAGGTCGTGATGGCGTAGTAGCCGCCTTGAGCGCCCGTCGTCAGCAGGGCAGCGCGAATCGTCGTCGAGAGCAGTGCCGGACTGAAGATGGCGGCCAGACCCGGTGCGTCCTCGGACTTCACTTGCTTGGCCTTTTCTTTCTGATACACCTCCGGCTCTTGCACGTACCGGCGAATGAACAGCACCAGCAGCGCAGGCAGCAAGCCGATGAGGAACAGCGCGCGCCACGCCATGTCGCCCGGCAGCAGGGAGAACAGCACGGCGTAGAGAATCGCCGTCAGCCCCCAGCCGATGGCCCAGCCGGACTGCACGAGACCGACCGCCTTGCCGCGATCGCGGGCGCGGATCACTTCACCGATGAGCACGGCGCCGGCCGTCCATTCGCCGCCGAAGCCGAAACCCATCAGAGCGCGTGCCGCGAGCAGCTGGTGGTAGTTCTGAGCGAGACCGCACAGCCCCGTGAACAGGGCGAACCACAGCACGGTGAGTTGCAGCGTGCGCACGCGGCCGATGCGGTCCGACAAAATGCCGGCGACCCAACCGCCGAGCGCCGAGGCGAGCAGGGTGAGCGTACCGATGAAGCCCGCGTCGGCGAGGCTGATGCCCCACGTGGCGATCAGCGTCGGAATGACGAAGCTCAGCATCTGGGTATCCATGCCGTCGAGCATGTAGCCGACCTTGCAGCTCCAGAACGCGCGTTTCTCGCGCGGGGTGGCCTCGCCGTACCAGCCGAACAGGCTACCGCCTGCCTCGTCGGAGGCGGAGGAGTTCGTCGCTGCGGGGGCCGCGAGTGGGGTTTTGCTTTCCATGAGAAAAAGGCTCCGGTGATGTCCTGTCTTGCCGTGTGGTGCACTGGGACCGCGCGCTCCCAACAGGCGTGAGAGGTCACCGGCGGGCGATAGAACGCCCGCCGCGGCCGTCAATGGCGCGGTTTCTTTTCTGACTGCGTGATACGGGTTGATGCGGGTGCTGCGGGGTTGGCGCGATGCGAAGACGAATGTCCCGAAGTGAAAGCAGCGCGTCGAATACGTCGTGTCAATGCACGCCGTGCTGGTCTCAGAAGACGGCCAGCGTGGCGTTCGGAATGTCGGTCATCAGCATGTAGCCGGGGCGATGCCCGATGGCCAACGGCAGCCTGGCGCCCATGAGCGCCGTTTGCGGCGTCACGCCACAAGCCCAGTACACGGGCAGTTCGCCGTCGCGAATCGTCACGGCATCGCCGAAGTCCGGCTTCGACAGGTCTGCGATGCCCAATTCCGACGGGTCGCCGATATGAATCGGTGCGCCGTGCACGCCCGGAAAACGCGACGTGATCTGCACCGCGCGAATCGCGTCGGCCCCCTTCATGGGACGCATCGACACGACCAGCTCACCGCCGAACTTGCCGGCGCGCTGATTCGCGATATTCGTGCGGTACATCGGCACATTGCAGCCCTCTTCCACGTGGCGCAACCCGATACCGGCCTTGGCGAGCATATCTTCGAACGAGAACGAGCAACCGATCGCGAACACCACGAAGTCGCTTTGCCAGAACTCGGCAAGGTTATCGACCTGCGCTGCGAGCTTGCCGTCGCGATAGACGTTATAGCCTGGCACGTCGGTGCGGATGTCCACCTCGCGGCCCAACGAAGGCACATGCCATTGGCCCGGTTCGCCAACACCCAGCAGCGGGCAGGCCTTCGGATTGCTTTGACAGAACCGCAGGAAATCGTGGGCATGGGCCACCGGCAGAATCGCGAGGTTGGCCTGCGCGAAGTCGCCGCAGTAGCCGGCGGTCGGCCCCCGGAACTGCGCCGAGCGCACGGCCTGACGAAATTCGTAAGGCGTGATGGTCTCGCGCTGCGAAGTGAAGTCGTGCGGGGTGGCTCGATGGTTCATGACAGATCCGGCGTTTGGGTGAGATGCCATTGCGACATCGGATAGCCAGAAGAATAGGAAGAAAAAAAAGTTATCGCTAACGAGTTTTTGTTCGCACCGCCGTATAGAATTTCTTAACGACTTCCCGGGTTTTCCCGAGGTTCGTTGCATTAATTTTCACTGCCCCGTCCATGCCTCGTTCACGGTAAGTTAGCGATTTTGGGCAGTCTCCCGCTGCCAGGCCAGCCACCCCGCCCTCATGAATACGCGCTTTCTCGAAACCTTCGTCACGCTGGCCATGCTGCGCAACTTTCGTGCGACAGCGGCGGCATTGCACGCCACGCCGGCTGCGATTTCGCAACGGCTCAAGGTGCTCGAAGAGGAGTTGAAGACCGAACTCGTGGATCGCGAAAGCCGGGAGTTTCGCCTCACGCCGAATGGCGAGTACTTGCTGGGTTATGCGAAAGCCGTGGTGGAAGCGGCACGGCGTCTGCAAGCGGCGGCGGACGGCGAGAGCACCATGCGGGGTCGCCTGCGCCTCGGTGTCATCGAGACGGTGGTGCACAGCTGGCTGCCGAACTATCTGCGACGCCTCGCTGCCGACTACCCCACGCTCGAAGTCGAGTTGACGGTCGACGTCTCGGTGCAGTTGCAACGGCGTCTCATGGCAGATGAACTCGATCTCATCATTCGCGTGGAAGGCAGCGACGACAGCAGCGTGGTATGCAACGCGCTGGCCAACTACCCCGTGCATTGGATTGCGCGCAAGGGCATGTTTCCGAACACGCGCAGCGGACTCGCCAAGCAAGTGCTTCAGCATCCGATCCTGACATATGGTCGCGGCACCGCGCCGCATCGCGCGCTGGAAGACATCGTGGCGAAGCTCGCGGGCGTGCACGGCGTGCCGCTGTCGGAAACGCGCGTGACCGGTTCGCCGTCGATTGCCGTGATCGTGCAGTTGGTGCGCGACGGTTTCGGTGTCGCCGCGATTCCGCGCCTGTTCGTCGACACGTTGATCGCCAACGGCGAGGTCGTGGAACTGCCCTTGCAGCCAGCGCCGCCGTCCATCGTCGTATCGATGTCGCGGCGCGCCGATGCGCCGCTCTTCGTTCACGGCGCGGCGACCGCCGCACGTATGGCATGCACGGAGTATTGCCAGAAGAGCGATCGCCGCCTGGTGGAATTGTTGTGAAGTCCGCAGCGCCTTACCGGAAGTGCGCCAGCCGTGTGACGAACGTGAAGTCGGCTTCCGACGCCATCAACGACATCAGCACGAGCAGCGCGAGCGGCGGGACCAGAATGGCGTAGACGAGCGCGAGCCGCTCCCAGCGCATGTGCATGAAAATCGCCACGATCAGTCCGGCCTTCGCGACCATCAACACAAGAATCAGTCCCCATCGCAGGTAGCCTTGCAGATTCGCGTAGTCGACGAGGTAGGAGAACGTCGAGAGCACGAACAATAGGCCCCAAACCTTCAGATATAGCCCCACCGAGTGTTGTTGTCCGGTGTGATCGGGACGCGTCGACGAGACAGGCGAGTGCGCCCCCATCGGGGTCGTGGAAGGTTCCATTTCCATGACGCCTCCTTACCAGAGATAGAACAAGGCGAAGATGAACACCCACACGAGATCCACGAAGTGCCAGTACAGGCCCGCGATCTCGACACGTTCGTACTTGTTGTGACGCTTCAGCGTGCCGTTGAGCACCTGACGCATGACCGTCAGCAGATAGATCACGCCTGCGCTCACATGCAGCCCGTGAAAGCCGGTGATCATGAAAAAGCAGGCGCCGAACTGCGCCGCGCCCATGGCATTGCCCCA harbors:
- a CDS encoding MFS transporter; the encoded protein is MESKTPLAAPAATNSSASDEAGGSLFGWYGEATPREKRAFWSCKVGYMLDGMDTQMLSFVIPTLIATWGISLADAGFIGTLTLLASALGGWVAGILSDRIGRVRTLQLTVLWFALFTGLCGLAQNYHQLLAARALMGFGFGGEWTAGAVLIGEVIRARDRGKAVGLVQSGWAIGWGLTAILYAVLFSLLPGDMAWRALFLIGLLPALLVLFIRRYVQEPEVYQKEKAKQVKSEDAPGLAAIFSPALLSTTIRAALLTTGAQGGYYAITTWLPTYLKTERHLTVMGTGGYLAMIIFGSWVGYLASSYLTDRLGRKPNFILFAVGSMVIAFSYTSLPLTDSAMFWLGFPLGFFASGIFSGMGAFLTELFPTRVRGSGQGFCYNVGRAVGALFPFLIGMLSKQYGLGTTIGIFAGVAYGVLILAALTLPETRGRELESLETRTA
- a CDS encoding putative hydro-lyase, whose product is MTPYEFRQAVRSAQFRGPTAGYCGDFAQANLAILPVAHAHDFLRFCQSNPKACPLLGVGEPGQWHVPSLGREVDIRTDVPGYNVYRDGKLAAQVDNLAEFWQSDFVVFAIGCSFSFEDMLAKAGIGLRHVEEGCNVPMYRTNIANQRAGKFGGELVVSMRPMKGADAIRAVQITSRFPGVHGAPIHIGDPSELGIADLSKPDFGDAVTIRDGELPVYWACGVTPQTALMGARLPLAIGHRPGYMLMTDIPNATLAVF
- a CDS encoding LysR family transcriptional regulator, translating into MNTRFLETFVTLAMLRNFRATAAALHATPAAISQRLKVLEEELKTELVDRESREFRLTPNGEYLLGYAKAVVEAARRLQAAADGESTMRGRLRLGVIETVVHSWLPNYLRRLAADYPTLEVELTVDVSVQLQRRLMADELDLIIRVEGSDDSSVVCNALANYPVHWIARKGMFPNTRSGLAKQVLQHPILTYGRGTAPHRALEDIVAKLAGVHGVPLSETRVTGSPSIAVIVQLVRDGFGVAAIPRLFVDTLIANGEVVELPLQPAPPSIVVSMSRRADAPLFVHGAATAARMACTEYCQKSDRRLVELL
- a CDS encoding cytochrome C oxidase subunit IV family protein — encoded protein: MGAHSPVSSTRPDHTGQQHSVGLYLKVWGLLFVLSTFSYLVDYANLQGYLRWGLILVLMVAKAGLIVAIFMHMRWERLALVYAILVPPLALLVLMSLMASEADFTFVTRLAHFR